From Clavelina lepadiformis chromosome 9, kaClaLepa1.1, whole genome shotgun sequence, the proteins below share one genomic window:
- the LOC143470473 gene encoding LOW QUALITY PROTEIN: copper resistance protein A-like (The sequence of the model RefSeq protein was modified relative to this genomic sequence to represent the inferred CDS: substituted 1 base at 1 genomic stop codon) — translation MRGVVVIFLLSAICQCNVGVTSEECSESEPCSFVGENFFNFSLSGPMSDLVSSDGFLEVDLTVAVNPVVVEWLTLFRRTXNGGFPGPIWRFKPGDTVMVNLINTLEYPDTNNSFNKLRLANTTNLHTHGLHISSEQPQDDVFVHVNPGDAFTYQYEIYSQQPAGTYWYHPHVHGSTLFHVHSGMAGMIIVEDDPDPSITPQHLLDVSCPDNCHHEVRLLFQPTLLYADNYFPSFPFIQEDIHDNVLFQMSDTLKDWLKNNGVDYFTTNGQLWPEITFQAGQVKRFRMVNAGGNAVSSIVVPPQESYRHRHRQSVNRQSANPSTANPSTAMPATVKCKRRINNSWHPDVICLDPIIKASPNLSD, via the exons ATGAGGGGCGTTGTCGTCATTTTCCTACTTTCAGCAATATGTCAGTGCAATGTTGGAGTCACATCGGAAGAGTGTTCTGAGAGCGAACCTTGCTCATTTGTGG GGGAAAATTTCTTCAACTTTTCTCTTTCGGGACCAATGTCGGATCTTGTGTCGTCTGATGGGTTTTTGGAAGTGGACTTGACTGTAGCAGTAAACCCGGTAGTTGTAGAGTGGTTGACTTTATTCAGAAGAACATAAAATGGAGGTTTCCCAGGTCCAATATGGCGTTTTAAACCTGGTGACACAGTGATGGTAAATTTG ATAAATACATTGGAATATCCTGACACCAATAACAGTTTTAATAAGCTAAGGTTGGCCAACACCACAAACTTGCATACGCATGGACTGCATATCAGTAGCGAG CAACCTCAGGATGACGTTTTCGTCCATGTAAATCCAGGAGATGCTTTCACTTATCAATACGAAATATATTCACAACAACCAGCTGGTACCTATTGGTACCATCCTCATGTTCACGGAAGCACCTTGTTTCAC GTACACAGCGGGATGGCGGGCATGATCATCGTGGAAGATGATCCTGATCCCTCCATAACTCCTCAGCATCTCCTGGATGTCTCGTGCCCAGACAATTGTCATCATGAAGTGAGACTCCTGTTCCAACCGACTTTACTCTACGCCGATAATTACTTCCCAAGCTTTCCGTTTATCCAAGAGGATATTCACGACAACGTTTTATTTCA GATGAGCGACACATTAAAAGACTGGCTAAAAAACAATGGGGTTGATTATTTTACCACCAACGGACAACTTTGGCCCGAAATAACTTTTCAAGCTGGTCAAGTGAAAAGATTCAG GATGGTTAACGCCGGTGGCAATGCTGTGAGTAGTATAGTGGTGCCACCTCAGGAGTCTTACCGCCACCGCCACCGCCAATCCGTCAACCGCCAATCCGCCAATCCGTCAACCGCCAATCCGTCAACCGCCATGCCAGCAACTGTGAA gtgtaagagaagaataaataATAGCTGGCATCCAGATGTGATTTGTCTTGACCCGATTATAAAGGCAAGTCCAAACCTGTCTGATTGA
- the LOC143470471 gene encoding baculoviral IAP repeat-containing protein 7-like → MQTDHLTADFPDLESDGRLLRQVTDPPGQQSRYIPPGDPARETYRLSTFKLFPREVQVDVRKLVSAGFYFTGFKDRTKCFSCGQSVQEWEVEDDPKLLRWHRSNCDIINGKDTRNIPIDSILRQFELIPPHGHGNATSSATRPPTSGNPQASADQRKVITNGIGITSNSPMFQTATFRNSSCSTPPPSVVASTIANSHRNLAINLENMNLFPCLNPVNPHMKSEKSCLQTFLDHSSSWPTHRIRTTPRQIANAGMYYLGVRDRVKCWYCNGGLQNWERDDDPWQEHAKWFPLCEFVLQQKGPDYVHGIAFRFPNLRRPTIRNPANPNQLRNIQSGQILRNEHRNGGPEIIDPREEIRSLERKVDGEMSSSELVEQAKLMGFDERTIKTALKRKYETTGYGFSRLENLVESILAMEEESASNRSEEEGLATKKATPSIASGLQEIRRLQEERTCKVCGNEQASAVLIPCGHIACCIGCAENASTCPICRLRVREKVRSFIV, encoded by the exons ATGCAAACGGATCACCTTACCGCGGATTTCCCGGATCTAGAAAGTGACGGGAGGTTGTTGAGACAAGTTACAGATCCACCAGGACAACAAAGTCGTTACATTCCACCCG GTGATCCAGCGCGCGAGACCTATCGTCTTTCAACTTTCAAACTATTTCCCAGAGAAGTACAGGTCGATGTTCGTAAGTTGGTTTCTGctggtttttatttcactgGTTTTAAAGACAGGACCAAGTGCTTCAG TTGTGGTCAATCTGTCCAAGAATGGGAAGTCGAAGATGACCCGAAGCTACTCCGATGGCATAGATCCAATTGTGATATCATTAACGGAAAGGATACAAGAAACATACCAATCG ATTCCATTCTTCGTCAATTCGAACTTATTCCACCCCATGGCCATGGAAACGCTACAAGTTCAGCCACACGACCACCAACATCTGGGAATCCGCAGGCTTCAGCAGATCAAAGAAAAGTCATTACAAATGGCATTGGTATCACATCAAATTCACCAATGTTTCAAACAGCTACATTTAGAAATTCTTCGTGCTCCACCCCTCCACCTAGTGTGGTTGCGTCCACCATCGCGAATTCACATAGAAATCTTGCAATTAATTTGGAGAACATGAACTTGTTTCCATGTTTGAATCCGGTAAATCCTCACATGAAGAGCGAGAAATCTTGTCTCCAAACTTTCCTTGATCACTCGTCATCGTGGCCTACTCATAGGATTCGCACAACTCCCAGACAAATTGCAAACGCAGGAATGTATTACTTGG GTGTAAGAGATCGTGTAAAATGTTGGTATTGCAATGGAGGATTACAAAATTGGGAGAGAGATGACGATCCATGGCAAGAGCACGCCAAGTGGTTTCCATT GTGCGAGTTTGTTCTTCAACAAAAAGGTCCAGATTATGTTCATGGGATCGCCTTTCGATTCCCCAATCTAAGAAGACCGACAATTCGGAATCCAGCAAATCCAAATCAACTCAGGAATATTCAATCAGGACAAAT tttaCGAAACGAACATCGAAATGGTGGCCCTGAAATCATCGATCCCAGGGAAGAGATAAGATCTCTAGAGAGGAAAGTTGACGGAGAGATGTCTTCGTCTGAACTGGTGGAGCAAGCAAAACTAATGGGATTCGACGAAAGAACGATAAAAACTGCTTTGAAAAG GAAATATGAAACCACTGGTTATGGATTTTCTAGGCTTGAAAATCTCGTTGAGTCTATTCTTGCGATGGAGGAAGAATCTGCTTCCAATAGATCTGAAGAAGAAGGATTGGCAACAAAGAAAGCAACTCCTTCAATAGCATCTGGACTTCAAGAGATTCGTCGTTTACAGGAGGAAAGAACGTGTAAAGTTTGTGGCAACGAACAAGCGAGTGCTGTTCTTATTCCATGCGGACATATTGCTTGTTGTATTGGTTGCGCTGAAAACGCATCGACTTGTCCCATTTGTCGTTTGCGAGTTCGAGAAAAAGTCCgatcttttattgtttaa